Proteins encoded within one genomic window of Brachybacterium sp. P6-10-X1:
- the dps gene encoding DNA starvation/stationary phase protection protein Dps, translating into MADLSYTVPGLGTDDSVRLVETLQDRLHAMNDLQLTLKHAHWNVTGPRFIAVHEMIDPQVEDVRGYADDLAERIAQLGASPVGTPGRLVSERSWSDYTVGKADTQEHLRALDAVYDGIIASNRKSITLAGELDPMTEDLLIEQTRGMEKFQWFMRAHLEGSEG; encoded by the coding sequence ATGGCTGACCTCTCGTACACGGTTCCCGGACTCGGCACGGACGACTCCGTGCGGCTGGTCGAGACGCTGCAGGACCGCCTGCACGCGATGAACGACCTGCAGCTCACGCTCAAGCATGCGCACTGGAACGTCACCGGCCCCCGCTTCATCGCGGTCCACGAGATGATCGACCCCCAGGTCGAGGACGTCCGCGGGTACGCCGACGACCTCGCCGAGCGCATCGCCCAGCTGGGCGCCTCGCCCGTCGGCACCCCCGGCCGCCTGGTCTCCGAGCGCAGCTGGAGCGACTACACCGTCGGCAAGGCCGACACCCAGGAGCATCTGCGCGCCCTCGACGCGGTCTACGACGGGATCATCGCCTCGAACCGCAAGTCCATCACCCTGGCCGGCGAGCTCGACCCGATGACGGAGGACCTCCTGATCGAGCAGACCCGAGGCATGGAGAAGTTCCAGTGGTTCATGCGGGCCCACCTGGAGGGCTCTGAGGGCTGA
- a CDS encoding SufE family protein, giving the protein MSTGSTPADGAELPAAFAEIADDFHALGGKDRLQLLLEFSNSLPPLPDRYADHPELLEPVPECQSPIFLATEVDGTGREATAHLFFSAPPEAPTTRGFASILAEALDGRSVGDVLDTPEAVTGQLGLAEVVSPLRLNGMSGMLARIKRQLHEKAGL; this is encoded by the coding sequence ATGAGCACCGGATCGACCCCCGCCGACGGCGCCGAGCTGCCCGCGGCCTTCGCCGAGATCGCCGACGACTTCCACGCCCTCGGCGGGAAGGACCGCCTGCAGCTGCTGCTGGAGTTCTCGAACAGCCTGCCGCCGCTGCCGGACCGCTATGCGGACCATCCCGAACTGCTCGAACCGGTCCCGGAATGCCAGTCGCCGATCTTCCTGGCCACCGAGGTGGACGGCACCGGTCGGGAGGCGACGGCGCACCTGTTCTTCTCCGCTCCGCCGGAGGCGCCGACCACCCGCGGATTCGCCTCGATCCTCGCCGAGGCGCTCGACGGCCGCTCCGTCGGAGACGTGCTGGACACGCCCGAGGCGGTGACCGGGCAGCTGGGCCTCGCGGAGGTGGTCAGCCCGCTGCGACTGAACGGCATGTCCGGGATGCTCGCCCGCATCAAGCGCCAGCTGCACGAGAAGGCCGGCCTTTGA
- a CDS encoding sulfurtransferase, producing the protein MTVAADQTPALQEYAHPEKLVTTQWLADQLGAEGLVVVESDEDVLLYETGHIPGAVKVDWHLDLNDPVTRDYVDGEGFAALMDASGITRETTVVIYGDKSNWWAAYALWVFELFGHPDVRLLDGGRAAWEAEGREMTTSTAAAPAATSGYPVVAREDAPIRAYREDVLDFLGGQLVDVRSPQEFSGERTHMPDYPQEGTVRGGHIPSARSVPWARAAAEDGRFKPRADLEAIYLGELGFDTSAPVIAYCRIGERSAHTWFALTYLLGFEDVRNYDGSWTEWGNAVRLPIAVGPEPGEVPAR; encoded by the coding sequence ATGACCGTTGCTGCTGACCAGACTCCCGCCCTGCAGGAGTACGCCCACCCCGAGAAGCTCGTGACCACCCAGTGGTTGGCGGACCAGCTCGGCGCCGAGGGGCTGGTCGTCGTCGAGTCCGACGAGGACGTGCTGCTGTACGAGACCGGGCACATCCCCGGTGCGGTGAAGGTCGACTGGCACCTGGACCTCAACGACCCGGTCACCCGCGACTACGTCGACGGCGAGGGCTTCGCGGCGCTGATGGACGCCTCCGGCATCACCCGCGAGACCACCGTGGTGATCTACGGGGACAAGTCGAACTGGTGGGCGGCCTACGCCCTGTGGGTCTTCGAGCTGTTCGGCCACCCGGACGTGCGCCTGCTGGACGGCGGCCGCGCCGCCTGGGAGGCCGAGGGGCGCGAGATGACGACCTCGACCGCCGCCGCGCCGGCGGCCACGTCGGGCTACCCCGTCGTCGCCCGCGAGGATGCCCCGATCCGCGCCTACCGCGAGGACGTGCTGGACTTCCTGGGCGGCCAGCTGGTCGACGTGCGCTCCCCGCAGGAGTTCTCCGGCGAGCGCACCCATATGCCCGACTACCCGCAGGAGGGCACCGTGCGCGGCGGCCACATCCCCTCGGCCCGTTCGGTGCCGTGGGCCCGCGCCGCCGCCGAGGACGGACGCTTCAAGCCCCGCGCGGACCTCGAGGCCATCTACCTCGGAGAGCTGGGCTTCGACACCTCCGCGCCCGTGATCGCGTACTGCCGCATCGGTGAGCGCTCCGCCCACACCTGGTTCGCCCTGACGTACCTGCTCGGCTTCGAGGACGTCCGCAACTACGACGGCTCCTGGACCGAGTGGGGCAATGCCGTGCGCCTGCCCATCGCCGTCGGCCCCGAACCGGGCGAGGTCCCGGCCCGATGA
- a CDS encoding VOC family protein, translating into MENLEQEPITPRLDLIILDCPDAMELATFYSGLMRWPLEDGSDRDWATLDPPRGGITPENPDGEATLAFQRIDDYQRPTWPGGAHPQQVHLDLSVPDIDAAEPQVLALGATVHEHQPSTSGSFRVFLDPAGHPFCLIRGS; encoded by the coding sequence ATGGAGAACCTGGAGCAGGAACCCATCACCCCCCGTCTCGACCTGATCATCCTCGACTGCCCTGACGCGATGGAGCTGGCGACCTTCTACTCGGGACTGATGAGGTGGCCGCTCGAGGACGGTTCGGACCGGGATTGGGCGACCCTCGATCCGCCGCGCGGCGGCATCACCCCGGAGAATCCCGACGGGGAGGCGACCCTCGCCTTCCAGCGCATCGACGACTACCAGCGCCCCACCTGGCCGGGCGGCGCCCACCCCCAGCAGGTCCACCTGGATCTGTCCGTGCCGGACATCGATGCGGCCGAACCCCAGGTGCTCGCGCTCGGCGCCACGGTGCACGAGCACCAGCCCTCCACCTCCGGCAGCTTCCGGGTGTTCCTCGACCCGGCCGGGCACCCGTTCTGCCTGATCCGGGGCTCGTGA
- a CDS encoding asparaginase, protein MTTPSAPSAAVTLLTLGGTIFMTQDASGGHAAPDDDAAARLAGTLVDGVALTPHQIANVSSSDVRPRHLRAVLERARRAVDGGVDGVVLTHGTDTLEESAFLLHRFWDREAPLVVTGAMRPASAPGADGPANLRDAVAAAASPTTRGLGVLVVFDGQVHLADQVTKTSSRALSAFASEPSGPVGMVDGADVRLLHRGPGRAALRSGTLPESLPRVPTVMAGLDDDLDLLEHVPAGAIAGLVIAGVGMGHVSPAAMPRLRDLISAGVPVVVATRIASGGTSTHHYAYPGSEVDLLDAGAVMAGFLPPAKARLLLQVLLTEGASAEEIRASFAAHAS, encoded by the coding sequence GTGACGACACCCTCCGCCCCGTCGGCCGCCGTCACCCTGCTGACCCTCGGCGGCACCATCTTCATGACCCAGGACGCCTCCGGCGGGCACGCCGCTCCGGACGACGACGCCGCAGCGCGCCTGGCGGGCACCCTGGTCGACGGGGTCGCGCTCACGCCGCACCAGATCGCCAACGTCTCCTCCTCCGACGTGCGCCCGCGTCACCTGCGGGCGGTGCTCGAGCGCGCGCGACGGGCGGTCGACGGCGGGGTCGACGGCGTGGTCCTCACTCATGGCACCGATACCCTCGAGGAGTCCGCATTCCTGCTGCACCGCTTCTGGGACCGTGAGGCACCGCTGGTGGTCACCGGGGCGATGCGTCCGGCGAGCGCCCCGGGGGCCGACGGGCCGGCGAACCTGCGCGATGCGGTGGCCGCTGCGGCCTCGCCCACGACCCGAGGGCTCGGCGTGCTGGTGGTCTTCGACGGCCAGGTGCATCTGGCGGACCAGGTCACCAAGACCTCCTCCCGCGCGCTCTCGGCCTTCGCCTCGGAGCCGTCGGGCCCGGTGGGGATGGTCGACGGGGCCGACGTGCGCCTGCTGCACCGGGGTCCCGGTCGCGCCGCGCTCCGTTCCGGCACGCTGCCCGAGAGCCTCCCCCGGGTCCCGACGGTGATGGCCGGTCTCGACGACGACCTGGACCTGCTCGAGCACGTGCCGGCCGGCGCGATCGCCGGCCTGGTGATCGCCGGGGTGGGGATGGGGCACGTCTCCCCCGCCGCGATGCCGCGCCTGCGCGACCTGATCTCGGCCGGGGTCCCGGTGGTGGTCGCGACCCGCATCGCCTCCGGCGGCACCTCCACCCACCATTACGCCTACCCCGGCAGCGAGGTCGACCTGCTGGACGCCGGTGCGGTGATGGCCGGCTTCCTGCCGCCCGCGAAGGCTCGACTGCTGCTGCAGGTGCTGCTGACCGAGGGGGCGAGCGCCGAGGAGATCCGCGCGTCCTTCGCGGCCCACGCCTCGTGA
- a CDS encoding SRPBCC domain-containing protein has protein sequence MTPSPVTPDSQLHDVTRAVSPAKDGNTVSLAQSFAVAPEELWSALTSGDRLAAWFGRADGEIVEGGRFELPDMETSGRVLTVEAPRRLLLTWEFAKSVSEMELLVTPEGPTTPEEAAAHGRPATPEDADESDAEQRTRFELRHTVPADAHWATFGPAATGCGWDGALYGLALHLEDPSAALLPRLGAFASSPEGAAFTRATADAWYAAHVASGADRKPARKASVRTAAFYLGEEPELS, from the coding sequence ATGACACCCTCCCCCGTGACCCCCGATTCCCAGCTCCACGACGTCACCCGCGCCGTCTCCCCCGCGAAGGACGGCAACACCGTCTCCCTCGCCCAGAGCTTCGCCGTCGCTCCCGAGGAGCTGTGGTCGGCGCTCACCAGCGGGGACCGCCTCGCCGCATGGTTCGGTCGCGCCGACGGCGAGATCGTCGAGGGCGGACGCTTCGAGCTGCCGGACATGGAGACCAGCGGCCGCGTCCTGACCGTCGAGGCTCCGAGGCGTCTCCTGCTGACCTGGGAGTTCGCCAAGAGTGTGAGCGAGATGGAGCTGCTGGTGACCCCCGAAGGGCCCACGACCCCCGAGGAGGCCGCGGCCCATGGGCGGCCCGCGACCCCGGAGGACGCCGACGAGAGCGATGCTGAGCAGCGCACCCGCTTCGAGCTGCGCCACACCGTCCCGGCCGACGCGCACTGGGCGACCTTCGGGCCGGCCGCGACCGGCTGCGGCTGGGACGGGGCGCTGTACGGCCTCGCCCTGCACCTCGAAGACCCGTCGGCCGCGCTGCTGCCCCGGCTGGGCGCCTTCGCCTCCTCTCCCGAGGGCGCTGCGTTCACCCGCGCCACGGCCGACGCCTGGTACGCAGCGCACGTCGCCTCCGGCGCGGACCGCAAGCCCGCCCGCAAGGCATCGGTCCGCACCGCCGCGTTCTACCTCGGCGAGGAGCCCGAGCTCTCGTGA
- the rlmC gene encoding 23S rRNA (uracil(747)-C(5))-methyltransferase RlmC, whose amino-acid sequence MRCHHFESGQCRSCTLLDLPRPRQVARARERVEELLAPYLAVGAAWGAPILGPDGGFRARGKMAVGGTAQDPILGLPGQKLGADLCDCPLYPDGVEEVLEGAKALIRRAQVPPYDVARRRGELKNVLVTASPHGEHLLRLVLRSENALGRIREHLPTLLAAHPSVIGVSANIHPEHTTRVEGEQEIRLAGAPSIAVRTGDVTLFARAQSFLQTNTAVAGDLYRQAATWIREIAEERAVTGAPAPRLWDLYCGLGGFALHAARTVPAAHVTGVEVSSEAIEGAREAADAEGVRATFLAADATAWAIREATGPEGPPDVVVVNPPRRGIGGELAEWLESSGIRDVVYSSCNPETLATDLAAMPSLRIVAGRFVDMFPHTAHAEVVVRLRRTAGP is encoded by the coding sequence GTGCGGTGCCACCATTTCGAGTCCGGTCAGTGCAGGTCATGCACCCTGCTGGACCTCCCCCGGCCGCGTCAGGTCGCGAGGGCCCGCGAGCGTGTGGAAGAGCTGCTGGCCCCGTACCTCGCCGTCGGTGCCGCGTGGGGAGCGCCGATCCTCGGTCCCGACGGCGGCTTCCGCGCCCGCGGCAAGATGGCCGTCGGCGGGACCGCCCAGGATCCGATCCTGGGCCTGCCCGGCCAGAAGCTCGGCGCCGACCTGTGCGACTGCCCTCTGTACCCCGACGGTGTCGAGGAGGTCCTCGAGGGGGCCAAAGCCCTGATCCGTCGGGCGCAGGTGCCGCCGTACGATGTGGCGCGACGCCGTGGCGAGCTGAAGAACGTCCTGGTCACCGCGTCTCCCCACGGGGAGCATCTGCTGCGTCTGGTGCTGCGCAGCGAGAACGCGCTGGGTCGGATCCGCGAGCACCTGCCCACCCTCCTGGCGGCGCACCCGTCGGTGATCGGGGTCAGCGCGAACATCCACCCCGAGCACACCACCCGGGTCGAGGGCGAGCAGGAGATCCGCCTGGCCGGTGCCCCGTCGATCGCAGTGCGCACCGGGGACGTGACCCTGTTCGCCCGAGCGCAGTCCTTCCTGCAGACCAACACTGCGGTCGCCGGCGATCTGTACCGCCAGGCGGCGACCTGGATCCGCGAGATCGCCGAGGAGCGCGCCGTCACCGGCGCCCCGGCCCCACGTCTCTGGGACCTCTACTGCGGCCTCGGCGGCTTCGCGCTGCATGCCGCCCGGACCGTCCCCGCGGCGCACGTCACCGGTGTCGAGGTGTCCTCCGAGGCGATCGAGGGCGCTCGCGAGGCCGCCGACGCCGAGGGGGTCCGGGCCACCTTCCTGGCCGCGGACGCCACCGCCTGGGCGATCCGCGAGGCCACCGGACCGGAGGGCCCACCGGACGTGGTGGTCGTGAACCCGCCCCGCCGGGGCATCGGCGGCGAGCTGGCCGAGTGGCTCGAATCCTCCGGGATCCGCGACGTCGTCTACTCCAGCTGCAACCCCGAGACCCTGGCCACCGACCTCGCGGCGATGCCCTCGCTCCGCATCGTCGCCGGGCGCTTCGTGGACATGTTCCCCCACACGGCGCATGCGGAGGTCGTCGTGCGTCTGCGCCGCACCGCCGGACCCTGA
- a CDS encoding DUF3817 domain-containing protein — MHLISTPSRLYRVLALAEMVTWTLLLAGMFVKYVLQSTELLVRIGGGLHGFTFLAYIVVTVLVAVDQHWRLRDLALGLGSAIIPYMTVPFEHSARRRGMLQESWRLRTQPGRNAPEKVAALALRHPLPAAVIAIIVVAVVFSVLLSLGPPTQWFS, encoded by the coding sequence ATGCATCTGATCTCGACGCCGTCGCGCCTGTACCGGGTCCTCGCCCTCGCCGAGATGGTCACCTGGACCCTGTTGCTGGCCGGCATGTTCGTGAAGTACGTGCTGCAGTCCACCGAGCTCCTCGTCCGCATCGGCGGGGGCCTGCACGGCTTCACCTTCCTCGCCTACATCGTCGTGACGGTGCTGGTCGCGGTGGATCAGCACTGGAGGCTCCGCGATCTCGCGCTGGGCCTCGGCTCGGCGATCATCCCGTACATGACGGTGCCCTTCGAGCACTCGGCGCGGCGCCGCGGAATGCTTCAGGAGAGCTGGAGGCTGCGCACGCAGCCGGGCCGGAACGCTCCGGAGAAGGTCGCCGCCCTGGCACTGCGCCATCCGCTGCCGGCGGCCGTGATCGCGATCATCGTGGTGGCCGTCGTGTTCTCGGTGCTGCTGTCTCTGGGCCCTCCCACGCAGTGGTTCTCCTGA
- a CDS encoding GPP34 family phosphoprotein produces the protein MTTTTTIPAELFLLLTNDAGRQEATQYRRQALAGAAVAELVLREKVDLSEDRSPRVQVADPSSLGIPVLDQALGALTELDGRRLRSAISHRSLDLTEVIGESMAAVGAVTRKDGWFVTSWPAQDASLESTLRARLATAIREPGRASLQDGILLEMLRSLRIAHRILREDLEGMSRREIDAAIAALEIDAPAATAVRRVMDDMSAAMIAVAAGAGAGASAG, from the coding sequence ATGACGACCACGACCACGATCCCCGCAGAGCTCTTCCTGCTGCTGACCAATGACGCCGGCCGCCAGGAAGCCACCCAGTACCGCCGGCAGGCCCTGGCCGGAGCCGCCGTCGCCGAGCTGGTGCTGCGCGAGAAGGTCGATCTGTCCGAGGACCGCAGCCCCCGGGTGCAGGTCGCCGACCCCTCCTCGCTGGGGATCCCCGTCCTGGACCAGGCCCTCGGCGCCCTCACCGAGCTGGACGGTCGCCGTCTGCGCTCCGCCATCTCCCATCGCAGCCTGGACCTCACCGAGGTCATCGGCGAATCCATGGCCGCCGTCGGCGCCGTGACCCGCAAGGACGGCTGGTTCGTGACCTCCTGGCCCGCGCAGGACGCCTCCCTCGAATCCACGCTGCGTGCGCGCCTCGCGACAGCCATCCGGGAGCCGGGCCGCGCCAGTCTGCAGGACGGGATCCTGCTGGAGATGCTCCGCTCCCTGCGGATCGCCCATCGGATCCTGCGCGAGGATCTCGAGGGGATGTCGCGCCGCGAGATCGATGCCGCCATCGCCGCACTCGAGATCGACGCCCCCGCCGCGACGGCGGTCCGGAGGGTCATGGACGACATGAGCGCGGCGATGATCGCGGTCGCCGCCGGCGCCGGCGCCGGCGCATCCGCAGGCTGA
- the hrpB gene encoding ATP-dependent helicase HrpB produces the protein MPAAPSSPHRFDLDAIGADLPVAAARAELEAAANSGAMVVTASPGTGKTTLVPPLVANLSGGLTLVTQPRRVAVRAAARRVAQMDGSALGGPVGFTVRGQRKVGADTRLEMLTPGVLLRRLLADPELPGVAAVLLDEVHERSLETDLLLGMLAEARQLRGDLLVGAMSATLDAAAVADVLDGASIVEVPSALHPLTLSYAPSAAPRLDARGITRDYLDHLARTTARAQREQDTDALVFVPGAREVDEVVSRLQGLVGEEIEVLALHGRLPAAQQDRATGGRRPGDPPRIVVSTALAESSLTVPGVHLVVDAGLSREVRRDRGRDMSGLVTVSASRAAAEQRAGRAARQGPGVAVRVFAQSDLAGMPAQSPPAITATDLTDAALWLACWGTPRGDGLPLLTPPPAGEIAAAERTLQALGLVDDEGRPTPSGTRVARMPVGVREARALVDGAQRLPAKDAARTAAEVVAAVSDDHRPAGADLPRLLADLRAGRAPGAERWRRERDRLARIAADAVRDGRRGDPAAALTATDASEQAGAILALARPERIAVRTADGSRSYLLASGTRAALPEGSGLLGQQWLAVWEVQRADGRAADGTGAVIRAAAPLAEEDAFLAGAELLASERTAHLEGAAVRARERRTLGAIELVSTPVAATAQDTVPAVLAQVRSRGLAALGMTGPARALRARLALLHRELGAPWPAMDEDRLLADLEAWLAPQLSARTTRMSSIDVTSALRSLLPWPEAAELAALAPERLAVPSGSSVRIDYPEPDAEDGRPVVAVKLQEVFGLAETPRLVRGRVPVLFHLLSPARRPLAVTDDLRSFWDGPYRQVRKEMRGRYPKHPWPEDPWTAPATARTKQGRSRKGP, from the coding sequence ATGCCCGCCGCACCGTCGTCCCCGCACCGCTTCGACCTCGACGCCATCGGTGCGGACCTCCCGGTGGCCGCGGCGCGCGCCGAGCTCGAGGCCGCCGCGAACAGCGGCGCGATGGTGGTCACCGCCTCACCCGGCACCGGCAAGACGACACTGGTCCCGCCTCTGGTCGCGAACCTCTCCGGCGGTCTCACCCTGGTCACCCAGCCCCGTCGGGTGGCGGTGCGGGCCGCCGCCCGGCGCGTCGCCCAGATGGACGGCTCGGCCCTCGGCGGCCCGGTGGGGTTCACGGTGCGCGGGCAGCGGAAGGTCGGCGCGGACACACGGCTGGAGATGCTCACTCCGGGCGTCCTGCTGCGCCGCCTGCTCGCCGACCCGGAGCTGCCCGGGGTCGCCGCGGTGCTGCTCGACGAGGTCCATGAGCGGTCCCTGGAGACGGATCTGCTGCTGGGCATGCTCGCCGAGGCCCGACAGCTGCGGGGTGACCTGCTGGTCGGCGCGATGTCCGCGACGCTCGATGCCGCGGCGGTGGCGGACGTGCTCGACGGTGCCTCGATCGTCGAGGTGCCCAGCGCTCTGCATCCGCTCACCCTCTCCTACGCCCCCTCCGCCGCCCCGCGGCTCGACGCTCGCGGCATCACCCGCGACTATCTCGACCACCTCGCCCGCACGACCGCCCGGGCCCAGCGGGAGCAGGACACCGATGCACTGGTCTTCGTCCCGGGTGCCCGGGAGGTCGACGAAGTGGTCTCCCGCCTGCAGGGCCTGGTCGGCGAGGAGATCGAGGTGCTCGCCCTCCACGGCCGCCTCCCGGCAGCCCAGCAGGACCGCGCCACCGGGGGCCGCCGCCCGGGGGATCCACCGAGGATCGTGGTCTCGACCGCGCTCGCGGAGAGCTCCCTGACCGTGCCCGGCGTGCACCTGGTGGTCGATGCGGGGCTCTCCCGCGAGGTGCGGCGGGACCGGGGCCGGGACATGTCCGGCCTGGTCACGGTCAGCGCCTCGCGCGCCGCGGCCGAGCAGCGGGCCGGGCGCGCCGCCCGTCAGGGCCCGGGCGTCGCGGTGCGGGTCTTCGCGCAGTCCGATCTGGCCGGGATGCCGGCGCAGTCCCCGCCGGCGATCACGGCCACGGATCTCACCGATGCGGCCCTGTGGCTCGCCTGCTGGGGCACGCCTCGCGGGGACGGCCTGCCCCTGCTCACTCCCCCCCCGGCCGGCGAGATCGCCGCCGCTGAGCGGACCCTGCAGGCCCTCGGCCTGGTGGACGACGAGGGCAGGCCGACGCCCTCCGGCACCCGCGTGGCCCGGATGCCCGTCGGGGTGCGGGAGGCCCGTGCGCTGGTCGACGGTGCGCAGCGCCTGCCCGCGAAGGACGCCGCCCGCACCGCCGCAGAGGTCGTCGCGGCCGTGTCCGACGACCACCGGCCGGCGGGCGCGGATCTCCCCCGGCTCCTCGCGGACCTGCGCGCGGGCCGTGCTCCGGGCGCCGAGAGATGGCGACGCGAACGCGACCGCCTCGCCCGCATCGCGGCCGACGCCGTCCGCGACGGACGACGCGGGGACCCCGCCGCGGCCCTCACCGCGACGGACGCCTCCGAGCAGGCCGGGGCGATCCTGGCCCTGGCCCGGCCCGAGCGCATCGCCGTCCGCACGGCCGACGGGTCCCGCTCCTACCTGCTGGCCTCGGGCACCCGGGCCGCGCTTCCCGAGGGCAGCGGCCTGCTGGGACAGCAGTGGCTGGCCGTGTGGGAGGTGCAGCGCGCCGACGGCCGGGCCGCCGATGGCACCGGCGCCGTGATCCGTGCCGCCGCGCCGCTGGCCGAGGAGGACGCCTTCCTCGCCGGGGCGGAGCTGCTGGCCTCGGAGCGCACCGCGCACCTGGAGGGCGCCGCGGTACGGGCGCGGGAACGACGGACGCTCGGCGCCATCGAGCTCGTCTCGACGCCGGTGGCCGCGACCGCGCAGGACACCGTGCCCGCGGTGCTCGCGCAGGTGCGGTCCCGGGGCCTCGCGGCACTGGGGATGACCGGCCCGGCGCGGGCGCTGCGCGCCCGGCTGGCCCTGCTGCACCGGGAGCTCGGCGCGCCGTGGCCCGCGATGGACGAGGACCGTCTGCTCGCGGACCTGGAGGCGTGGCTCGCCCCGCAGCTGTCGGCCCGTACCACGCGGATGAGCTCGATCGACGTGACCAGCGCGCTGCGGTCCCTGCTGCCGTGGCCGGAGGCCGCCGAGCTGGCCGCGCTGGCACCGGAGCGGCTCGCGGTCCCCTCGGGCTCCAGCGTGCGCATCGACTACCCCGAGCCCGATGCCGAGGACGGCCGTCCCGTCGTCGCGGTGAAGCTGCAGGAGGTCTTCGGTCTGGCCGAGACCCCGCGCCTGGTGCGGGGCCGGGTCCCGGTGCTGTTCCACCTGCTGTCCCCGGCGCGTCGGCCGCTCGCGGTCACCGACGACCTGCGCTCGTTCTGGGACGGGCCGTACCGGCAGGTACGCAAGGAGATGCGCGGCCGCTATCCCAAGCATCCCTGGCCGGAGGATCCGTGGACGGCTCCGGCGACCGCGCGCACGAAGCAGGGCCGGAGCCGCAAGGGTCCCTGA